Proteins encoded together in one Planctomycetaceae bacterium window:
- a CDS encoding DNA topoisomerase VI subunit B, with protein sequence MAATKPQKEISPNQMSFDFNGNSAASETGILEQSPAEEPETETKSKKSKKKTDTSAKGKKPRQTSDEQSEKSAHPKGAASAESMAAKQRDISISEFFAKNRHLLGFDNPRKALLTAIKEAVDNSLDACEDAKILPDITVTIKQLTEKKFTIVVKDNGPGIVSKQVPNVFAKLLYGSKFHSLKMSRGQQGIGISAAGMYGLLTTGEPVQIISRTDKNKKAYHCHVQIDTTKNKPMVILDEDCDFDLPTGTQVTVTLEGKYQKGKQSVDDYIAQTAMANPHATVIYNSPDNQRYEYVRQTKELPFAPVEIKPHPYGVELGLLYKMARETTSKHLSQFLQNDFSRISPKVGDEICKKAGISKNAKSGDMSLKEVEAVHNAINETKIMAPPVNCIGPIGESELEKGLKRVVEADFYAACTRKPDVYRGNPFLIEAAIAYGFKTEHNGNNDDPDKLPQLELKRFANRVPLLYQQSACAIHKAVVDTNWRNYNLSQSRGALPMGPIVLMIHMASVWVPFTSESKEAIAHYPEIIKEIKLAIQECGRLLGMYLRKQKRIKMEMQKRGYIETYLPFIGEALKEILTLKDEQVKTIVSRLKEVLEKTRQI encoded by the coding sequence ATGGCAGCAACAAAACCACAGAAAGAGATTTCACCGAATCAGATGAGCTTTGATTTTAACGGAAACAGTGCGGCAAGCGAAACCGGTATTCTGGAACAATCGCCCGCAGAAGAACCGGAGACAGAAACGAAGAGTAAGAAGTCAAAGAAAAAAACCGATACTTCGGCTAAAGGTAAAAAGCCGCGTCAAACCAGCGATGAGCAAAGTGAGAAGTCTGCTCACCCCAAAGGCGCCGCTAGCGCTGAATCAATGGCCGCAAAACAGCGAGACATCAGCATCAGCGAATTCTTCGCGAAAAACAGACATCTGCTCGGTTTTGACAATCCAAGAAAAGCATTACTAACAGCAATCAAGGAAGCCGTCGATAACTCACTCGATGCCTGCGAAGATGCCAAGATTTTGCCGGACATTACGGTAACGATAAAGCAGTTGACCGAAAAGAAATTCACAATAGTTGTAAAGGACAACGGCCCCGGAATTGTCAGCAAACAGGTTCCGAACGTTTTTGCCAAACTTTTATACGGCAGCAAGTTTCACAGTTTAAAAATGTCTCGCGGCCAGCAGGGAATAGGTATTTCCGCAGCCGGCATGTACGGCCTTTTGACAACCGGCGAACCAGTCCAGATTATTTCCAGAACGGACAAAAATAAAAAAGCGTATCACTGCCATGTGCAAATCGACACCACGAAAAACAAACCGATGGTAATTCTCGATGAGGATTGTGATTTTGATTTACCGACAGGAACGCAGGTAACAGTTACGCTCGAGGGAAAATATCAGAAAGGCAAACAGTCCGTCGACGATTATATCGCACAGACAGCTATGGCCAATCCGCACGCTACGGTCATTTACAATTCACCTGACAATCAAAGATATGAATATGTCCGGCAGACAAAAGAACTGCCTTTTGCTCCGGTTGAAATTAAGCCGCATCCGTATGGCGTTGAACTCGGTTTGCTTTACAAGATGGCGCGTGAAACTACATCCAAACATTTGAGCCAGTTTTTGCAGAATGATTTTTCGAGAATAAGCCCGAAAGTTGGGGACGAAATATGCAAAAAGGCCGGCATCTCTAAAAACGCAAAATCAGGCGATATGAGCCTCAAAGAAGTGGAAGCCGTTCATAACGCGATTAACGAAACAAAAATTATGGCGCCGCCCGTAAATTGCATCGGCCCGATTGGCGAAAGCGAACTTGAAAAAGGTCTCAAGCGAGTTGTCGAGGCAGACTTCTATGCCGCATGTACGAGGAAGCCGGACGTTTACCGCGGCAATCCGTTTTTAATTGAGGCTGCGATTGCTTATGGCTTCAAAACAGAGCATAACGGAAATAATGACGACCCGGACAAACTTCCGCAGCTCGAATTGAAGAGATTTGCCAATCGTGTCCCCCTGCTCTACCAGCAGAGTGCCTGCGCGATACACAAAGCGGTTGTTGATACAAACTGGAGAAATTACAACTTGTCGCAGTCCAGAGGCGCACTGCCTATGGGTCCGATTGTGCTGATGATTCACATGGCTTCAGTTTGGGTACCGTTTACTTCCGAAAGCAAAGAAGCAATTGCGCACTATCCGGAAATCATAAAAGAAATCAAACTTGCTATCCAGGAATGTGGCAGATTGCTCGGAATGTATCTGCGAAAACAAAAACGCATCAAAATGGAAATGCAAAAGCGGGGTTATATCGAAACATATCTGCCTTTCATCGGAGAAGCACTAAAAGAAATCTTGACTTTGAAAGATGAACAGGTAAAAACTATCGTTTCCCGTTTAAAAGAAGTACTTGAAAAGACAAGACAAATATAA
- the glmM gene encoding phosphoglucosamine mutase: MQDLIISISGLRGIVGENFNSQTALNYALAFGTFLKNSKGKPKLKIAIGTDSRPSGDMIKAAVAAGLCSLGADVIDVGLVTTPTVGIMVRELLCDGGLVITASHNPIEYNGIKLLTSKGIAPPAGMAEKVKAIFEKGEFSFVSSVDCGKITVDHSGDSNHIKYVLECVKRNQIAPCRFRVVLDSVNGAGGRPTKRLLSIFGCRITALNDKPTGMFAHTPEPTAENLTSLCDAVKNLGADMGFAQDPDADRLAIVDETGKYIGEEYTLVLAAKQILSYRQGPVVTNLSTSRMIDDVAKAAGCEVIRTPVGEANVAQAMVKNGAVIGGEGNGGIIDLRVGPIRDSLVGISLILQLCADTNKRISQLVSEIPAYEMKKQKFTADKKQAEKIFTQAKKTFKKAQINESDGVRFDFEEGWIHLRASNTEPVIRLIYEFRKDAADAAEKYIEKITGVIEKITG; this comes from the coding sequence ATGCAGGACTTAATTATCTCAATTAGCGGTCTCCGCGGTATTGTTGGAGAAAATTTCAATTCACAGACAGCATTGAATTACGCATTGGCATTCGGAACATTCCTCAAAAATTCAAAAGGCAAACCAAAACTCAAAATCGCAATCGGCACAGATTCAAGACCGAGCGGCGATATGATTAAAGCGGCAGTTGCTGCCGGTCTGTGCTCTTTGGGCGCAGATGTTATAGACGTAGGACTTGTAACCACTCCTACAGTTGGAATTATGGTTAGAGAACTGCTATGCGACGGCGGTCTGGTCATTACCGCTTCGCATAACCCTATCGAATATAACGGCATTAAACTGCTGACAAGCAAAGGCATTGCTCCGCCTGCCGGAATGGCCGAAAAAGTAAAAGCTATTTTTGAAAAAGGCGAATTCAGTTTTGTATCATCCGTCGACTGCGGAAAAATTACAGTTGATCACAGCGGCGATTCGAATCATATCAAATACGTTCTGGAATGTGTAAAGAGAAACCAGATAGCTCCATGCAGATTCAGAGTTGTACTCGACAGCGTAAACGGCGCAGGCGGCAGACCGACAAAAAGACTTCTGTCTATCTTCGGCTGTCGAATTACAGCATTGAACGACAAGCCTACTGGTATGTTTGCTCATACACCAGAACCAACAGCGGAAAACCTGACTTCGCTTTGCGATGCAGTTAAAAATCTCGGCGCCGATATGGGATTCGCACAAGACCCTGACGCAGACAGACTGGCGATAGTTGACGAAACCGGAAAATATATTGGCGAAGAATACACGCTGGTACTGGCAGCAAAGCAAATATTAAGTTACAGACAGGGACCCGTTGTTACAAATCTTTCTACTTCGCGAATGATTGACGATGTCGCAAAAGCTGCCGGCTGCGAAGTAATACGCACACCGGTCGGCGAAGCGAACGTCGCACAGGCAATGGTAAAGAACGGCGCGGTTATCGGCGGCGAAGGCAACGGCGGAATTATCGACCTGCGAGTCGGCCCAATCAGAGACAGCCTTGTCGGCATATCCCTGATACTGCAGCTTTGTGCTGACACAAACAAGAGAATCAGTCAGCTTGTAAGCGAAATTCCTGCGTATGAAATGAAGAAGCAGAAATTCACAGCAGACAAAAAACAGGCTGAAAAAATATTCACACAGGCCAAAAAGACATTCAAAAAAGCCCAAATCAACGAAAGCGACGGCGTGAGATTCGACTTTGAAGAAGGCTGGATACACCTGCGGGCAAGCAATACAGAACCTGTCATCAGGCTTATTTATGAATTCAGAAAAGACGCCGCTGATGCTGCTGAAAAATATATCGAAAAGATAACAGGGGTAATCGAAAAAATTACAGGATAA
- a CDS encoding cation diffusion facilitator family transporter produces MPPHTEKNTEAFKQIMKVTWLGIYINLALVAAKIITGFIVASMAMVADGFHSLSDLLTDFAIMIGVKISSKEPDEEHPYGHSWAENFITVLTAIPLAIAGGYMVIKAVHSIADHNVNKIGWPVLIVSLIAVVLKEYSFAVTKKVAVRLSSSMLYANAWDHRSDALSSTAVAIGAVASMLGFAYADQIAAIIVGIMIVWVAVKILSDSAGQFTARAVDESTSRQIKQIISSQPQIRDWHKLRTRVVGRELFMDLHILVDKQLSITEAHNIAESLENEMHNQISQPVNITVHIEPDEQPKML; encoded by the coding sequence ATGCCTCCACATACGGAGAAAAATACCGAAGCGTTTAAACAGATTATGAAAGTAACCTGGCTGGGTATATATATCAACCTTGCTCTGGTTGCTGCGAAAATTATTACCGGTTTTATCGTTGCTTCGATGGCGATGGTTGCAGACGGATTTCATTCTCTGTCAGATTTACTTACCGATTTTGCGATTATGATTGGCGTTAAAATCAGCAGTAAAGAGCCGGACGAAGAACATCCCTACGGCCATAGCTGGGCTGAAAACTTCATTACCGTTCTAACCGCGATTCCGCTGGCCATAGCTGGCGGATATATGGTTATAAAAGCTGTTCACAGCATCGCAGACCACAATGTCAACAAAATAGGCTGGCCGGTTTTAATCGTTTCATTGATTGCCGTTGTTCTAAAAGAATACTCTTTTGCCGTAACTAAAAAAGTAGCTGTCAGGCTCTCAAGCTCAATGCTTTACGCCAACGCGTGGGATCACCGCAGCGACGCCTTGAGTTCGACGGCCGTTGCGATTGGCGCTGTGGCATCTATGTTGGGTTTCGCCTATGCTGACCAGATAGCTGCCATTATCGTGGGCATTATGATTGTATGGGTGGCTGTAAAAATATTATCAGATTCCGCCGGACAGTTCACCGCACGTGCGGTTGACGAAAGCACGAGCCGGCAAATCAAACAGATTATCTCATCACAGCCTCAAATACGCGACTGGCACAAATTGCGAACAAGAGTCGTCGGCAGAGAACTTTTTATGGATTTGCATATCCTCGTTGACAAGCAGCTTTCGATAACAGAAGCGCACAACATCGCCGAGTCGCTTGAAAATGAAATGCACAATCAGATTTCGCAGCCCGTAAATATTACGGTCCATATCGAACCGGATGAACAGCCTAAAATGCTTTAA